The Phycisphaeraceae bacterium genome window below encodes:
- a CDS encoding tetratricopeptide repeat protein — MAITTCRSPQNGSKPGKPQPHAAENVSDRPQGCSLFPGRPQNVFTRSLLFVALLASSLLSLPLYAENVEAQQQFIFAYRLLQRGEDKLAAEAFDDFLKSYPDDSRRSDARFYQAVLAQRAGDNEGAARLLAAATDPPPSLVPEHTVLQLRGQIAISRERYDEAVATLEKIKLDSLDAASKATTLYLTGLAYRGAGNLPGAAKALIAAAGVESPLKGRALLEAAQVQIEMDKVADAQATLAQAVANADKLTLPGALMMAGDLSLKSGQFPKAIEYFNAIVTGHQSTPQFGPAVLGLLWSRFSAKQFDELLKTADQFKLTVASGSPIQGNDLYTARYLVGSAQLELKQNDKAAETFQSLLAQGGESELRDKVTYKLALAQVELNKPADVVQTLTNFSSTFPKSPLVPDAEMLLATTQGASDPAAGAARLTSLVNQGPDKPDYARAVFQRARLYDNAGQTQAAIDDYKSYLGTAAGKADTAQAAVIGLRLANLWDKLGKLDQAESAAAGVLQTAGIAPLIEQEAMYLRAMSLVKLNKLDAALDQFNQLLTKHPQSRFLTEARYYRGLILVAKQKSDDAMADLQASADAKDFPSPMKANALRLMGQYQRQKTDDKSIAAAAVTLTALEKLVGTSALRPDELLWLGQWQTNQKQPKESLKYLALLIDSKSTAPPAIRAEALVLGGRNLRENGDIAGALDAFRRVIAMQQGFESHARLELARTLVTQNKLDEALTEYRSLINVERPTIIPASATYESAEIHRQKAIALKQNDEGPAAVAELEEAQKLYYRVGLLFAFPQLSPVPELAYINRAETLDDLGRKDEGDKALAELTEKFPDSSYASYAKAMIALHQGKAGDADFLLKKLREQQLDPRLSEKVTRRLKALSPP, encoded by the coding sequence ATGGCAATAACCACTTGCCGATCACCGCAGAATGGTTCCAAGCCGGGGAAGCCGCAACCGCACGCTGCCGAGAACGTCAGCGACCGACCCCAAGGATGCTCGCTGTTTCCCGGCCGTCCGCAGAATGTCTTTACGCGATCGTTGCTATTCGTCGCTCTGCTTGCGTCGTCTCTGCTGTCGCTGCCGCTTTACGCTGAAAATGTCGAAGCGCAGCAGCAGTTCATCTTTGCCTATCGTCTGCTTCAGCGCGGCGAAGACAAACTCGCAGCCGAAGCGTTTGATGATTTTCTCAAGTCATACCCGGACGATTCGCGCCGAAGCGATGCGCGTTTTTATCAGGCTGTGCTTGCACAGCGAGCAGGCGACAACGAAGGTGCCGCTCGACTGCTTGCTGCCGCAACCGATCCGCCGCCCTCGCTCGTTCCGGAACACACGGTGTTGCAGTTGCGCGGACAGATTGCGATCTCCCGGGAGCGGTACGACGAAGCGGTCGCCACGCTGGAAAAGATCAAGCTCGACTCGCTCGACGCAGCATCGAAAGCCACGACGCTCTATCTGACGGGTCTGGCCTATCGAGGCGCGGGGAATCTGCCCGGAGCCGCCAAAGCTCTGATCGCCGCCGCCGGCGTCGAATCGCCGCTCAAGGGTCGTGCTCTGCTCGAAGCCGCGCAGGTGCAGATTGAAATGGACAAAGTCGCCGACGCCCAGGCTACGCTCGCGCAGGCTGTCGCCAATGCCGACAAACTTACACTGCCCGGCGCGCTGATGATGGCAGGCGATCTGAGCCTCAAGAGCGGGCAGTTTCCCAAGGCCATCGAATACTTCAACGCGATCGTCACCGGCCACCAGAGTACGCCGCAGTTCGGGCCGGCGGTGCTCGGCCTGCTCTGGTCGCGCTTTTCCGCCAAGCAGTTTGACGAGTTGCTCAAGACTGCCGATCAGTTCAAGCTGACTGTCGCCAGCGGCTCACCGATCCAGGGCAATGATCTTTACACCGCTCGATATCTGGTCGGTTCCGCGCAACTGGAATTAAAGCAGAACGACAAAGCCGCGGAGACCTTTCAATCACTGCTGGCTCAGGGCGGAGAATCAGAGCTGCGCGACAAGGTGACATACAAGCTCGCTCTGGCGCAGGTTGAGTTGAATAAGCCCGCTGACGTTGTGCAGACGCTGACGAATTTTTCGAGCACCTTTCCTAAATCGCCTTTGGTGCCTGACGCCGAGATGCTGCTGGCGACGACACAGGGTGCCAGCGATCCCGCAGCCGGAGCGGCGCGCTTGACCTCGCTGGTCAATCAAGGCCCGGATAAGCCCGACTACGCGCGTGCGGTTTTCCAGCGTGCCCGTCTTTACGACAACGCAGGACAGACTCAGGCTGCCATCGACGATTACAAGTCTTATCTGGGCACCGCTGCGGGAAAGGCCGACACCGCGCAGGCCGCGGTGATCGGGTTAAGGTTGGCCAACCTTTGGGACAAGCTGGGCAAGCTCGATCAGGCCGAGTCCGCCGCCGCGGGTGTCTTGCAAACGGCGGGCATCGCACCGCTGATCGAACAGGAAGCGATGTATCTGCGGGCGATGTCGCTGGTGAAACTCAACAAGCTCGATGCTGCACTCGATCAATTCAATCAGCTCCTGACGAAGCATCCGCAAAGTCGTTTTCTCACCGAAGCGCGTTACTACCGTGGATTGATTCTGGTCGCCAAACAAAAGTCCGACGACGCGATGGCGGATCTGCAAGCCAGTGCCGATGCGAAAGATTTTCCTTCCCCCATGAAGGCCAACGCTCTGCGGCTCATGGGTCAGTACCAGCGGCAAAAGACGGACGACAAGAGCATCGCAGCCGCCGCCGTGACATTGACCGCGCTGGAAAAGCTCGTCGGCACCAGTGCCTTGCGTCCCGATGAATTGCTGTGGCTGGGTCAGTGGCAGACGAATCAGAAGCAACCCAAAGAGTCCTTGAAATATCTGGCGTTGCTGATCGACTCGAAATCGACCGCTCCGCCTGCGATCCGCGCCGAGGCTCTCGTGCTCGGAGGACGCAACCTGCGGGAGAACGGCGATATCGCCGGTGCTCTTGATGCTTTTCGCCGAGTCATTGCCATGCAGCAGGGCTTTGAGTCCCACGCCCGGCTTGAGCTGGCGCGCACCCTGGTGACGCAGAACAAGCTCGATGAAGCACTGACGGAGTATCGCAGCCTGATCAATGTCGAGCGGCCAACGATCATCCCTGCGTCGGCGACTTACGAGAGCGCGGAAATTCACCGGCAAAAAGCGATCGCACTCAAGCAAAATGACGAAGGCCCCGCCGCCGTCGCCGAGCTTGAGGAAGCGCAGAAACTCTACTACCGCGTGGGCTTACTTTTTGCGTTTCCTCAGCTTTCACCGGTTCCTGAACTGGCGTACATCAACCGCGCCGAAACTCTGGATGATCTTGGCCGCAAGGATGAAGGCGATAAAGCTCTGGCGGAGCTGACCGAGAAGTTTCCCGACAGCTCCTATGCTTCGTACGCCAAGGCGATGATTGCTCTGCATCAGGGCAAGGCAGGTGACGCGGATTTTCTCCTCAAGAAGCTCCGCGAACAGCAACTGGACCCCAGGCTCTCAGAAAAGGTGACGCGCCGACTCAAAGCACTCTCGCCGCCATGA
- a CDS encoding biopolymer transporter ExbD, which yields MSFAGPPEETNYGWRPPTTMVDVLFLILTFFITIAAFRDDDRQINVSLPTQEAAKAGGGGRTQIVVTVTRDEQIFLGDRLYTPESLLPKLGELAQLYPNESVVIRADRESRLGMTVKVMDLAYKAGLKDVSLGTIKPKAEVGN from the coding sequence ATGAGCTTTGCCGGCCCGCCTGAAGAGACCAACTACGGCTGGCGTCCGCCGACGACCATGGTGGACGTGCTGTTTTTGATTCTTACCTTTTTCATCACGATCGCTGCCTTCCGTGACGATGACCGGCAGATCAACGTATCGCTGCCCACCCAGGAGGCCGCCAAGGCGGGTGGCGGCGGACGCACACAAATCGTCGTGACGGTCACCCGCGATGAACAAATCTTCCTCGGTGATCGTCTTTACACTCCGGAGTCCCTGCTGCCGAAGCTCGGTGAACTGGCGCAACTCTACCCCAACGAGTCCGTCGTCATCCGTGCTGACCGTGAAAGCCGCCTGGGGATGACCGTCAAAGTCATGGACCTGGCGTACAAAGCTGGACTCAAGGATGTCTCGCTGGGAACAATCAAGCCCAAGGCGGAAGTGGGGAATTGA
- a CDS encoding MotA/TolQ/ExbB proton channel family protein — MLTRPAGRSPLSFLRMIWVAIIVLIGGAMLWAQGTPTGATPGTPAGVGTTSPIRGELPSLADLYMTSPVINTIIVCLSVVTVVIFIYYLLTINSSALAPQTFVDDVTKLAVAKQYEQAAHLCRNNRQIFTASILQRCFENANRDASHLMNIIESEGNRRAAILWNHISYLIDLSSIAPMLGLLGTVLGMLQAFFGINRESASVSSKVLAQSIGGAMTATFFGLIVAIMAVVFHSIIKSRALRALSDAEQIVHSITDYIKRGQS, encoded by the coding sequence ATGTTGACGCGACCGGCCGGCCGAAGCCCTCTCTCTTTTCTGAGAATGATCTGGGTTGCCATCATCGTCCTCATAGGTGGAGCCATGCTCTGGGCACAGGGCACACCCACGGGTGCCACGCCCGGCACGCCTGCCGGGGTCGGCACCACCAGCCCGATCCGCGGCGAGCTGCCCTCGCTGGCGGACCTCTACATGACCAGCCCGGTGATCAACACGATCATCGTCTGCCTCAGCGTCGTTACCGTGGTGATATTCATCTACTACCTGCTGACGATTAACAGCAGCGCGCTGGCACCGCAGACCTTTGTGGATGATGTAACCAAGCTCGCCGTAGCCAAGCAGTACGAGCAGGCGGCACATCTCTGCCGCAACAATCGGCAGATCTTCACCGCCAGCATCCTGCAACGCTGCTTTGAAAACGCGAACCGTGACGCTTCACATCTGATGAACATCATCGAATCGGAAGGCAACCGCCGCGCCGCCATCCTCTGGAATCACATCAGCTACCTGATCGATCTCTCCAGCATCGCGCCCATGCTCGGCCTGCTGGGAACCGTGCTGGGAATGCTCCAGGCGTTTTTCGGTATCAATCGTGAGTCGGCCAGCGTCAGTTCCAAAGTGCTGGCACAATCCATCGGCGGCGCGATGACCGCGACGTTCTTTGGTCTGATCGTCGCGATCATGGCTGTCGTCTTCCACTCGATCATCAAGTCCCGCGCACTCCGCGCCTTGTCTGACGCTGAACAGATCGTTCACAGCATCACCGACTACATCAAGCGAGGTCAGTCATGA
- the mtnP gene encoding S-methyl-5'-thioadenosine phosphorylase — translation MKIGIIGGSGLGDALGLEQGEAHRIETSFGPPSGPIVAARWQDVDIFLLQRHGAGHLLSPTQVPYRANIYAMKSLGVTHIVASGATGSLRDEFRPGDVVIADQVIDKTTQRANTFYEKAAVHVEFSEPFCPVMREWLLRARLRLSSDFVVHEKGTYVCMEGPAFSTRAESHLHRMWGGDLIGMTCMPEAKLAREAEIAYALVALPTDYDCWKPHPPGVSQTELLKEIIGNLKLASSRGIELIKAALADLSILRNKPTPAHESLKLAIWSDKSRIDRAEIERLRVLWGKYF, via the coding sequence ATGAAAATCGGCATTATCGGCGGCAGCGGGTTGGGAGATGCGCTCGGACTTGAGCAGGGCGAAGCGCATCGCATCGAGACATCATTCGGCCCGCCCTCCGGTCCCATCGTCGCAGCCCGCTGGCAGGATGTGGATATTTTTCTGCTTCAACGCCACGGTGCGGGACACCTGCTTAGCCCCACTCAAGTGCCGTACCGAGCGAACATCTACGCGATGAAGTCGCTGGGCGTAACGCATATCGTCGCCAGTGGTGCGACCGGCTCGCTGCGGGATGAGTTCAGGCCGGGTGATGTGGTGATCGCGGATCAGGTGATCGACAAGACCACACAGCGTGCCAACACGTTCTATGAAAAGGCGGCTGTCCATGTCGAGTTCTCGGAACCGTTCTGTCCGGTGATGCGTGAGTGGCTGCTGCGCGCCCGGCTGCGGTTGTCGTCGGATTTTGTTGTCCACGAGAAGGGAACCTACGTGTGTATGGAGGGGCCTGCATTTTCGACACGCGCTGAGTCGCACCTTCATCGGATGTGGGGCGGCGATCTGATCGGCATGACCTGCATGCCTGAGGCGAAACTAGCGCGTGAAGCGGAGATCGCCTACGCACTGGTGGCATTACCCACGGACTATGACTGCTGGAAGCCGCACCCGCCCGGCGTTTCGCAGACGGAACTTCTCAAAGAGATCATCGGCAACCTCAAACTCGCTTCCTCACGCGGGATTGAACTGATCAAGGCAGCGCTGGCGGATCTCTCGATCCTGCGGAACAAACCGACTCCAGCCCATGAATCGCTCAAGCTGGCGATCTGGAGCGATAAGTCACGGATCGACCGCGCGGAGATCGAACGGCTGCGCGTGCTGTGGGGGAAATATTTTTGA
- a CDS encoding carbon storage regulator — translation MLALTRRVGEEIVIGDPRNPLGVIRVVDIHGDKVRLSFDFPRDTQINRRELADQKARQNDNPTPGNSGNGPSPAT, via the coding sequence ATGCTTGCCCTGACCCGGCGCGTTGGAGAAGAAATTGTGATCGGCGACCCGCGGAATCCGCTGGGCGTCATCCGCGTTGTGGATATCCACGGCGACAAGGTTCGCCTTTCTTTCGACTTTCCACGCGACACCCAGATCAACCGCCGAGAACTCGCCGACCAGAAAGCCCGACAAAACGACAACCCGACACCCGGTAACAGCGGCAACGGCCCGTCTCCCGCCACGTGA
- a CDS encoding NifU family protein, with protein MSQTPATPATPASSAPPTEATVYQRVAHVISRIRPAVQSDGGDVELVEITKEGIARIRLHGACVGCPSSQMTLHMGIERNIREKVPEITGVEQVH; from the coding sequence ATGAGTCAGACCCCTGCGACACCAGCTACCCCCGCTTCTTCCGCCCCTCCCACCGAGGCCACCGTCTATCAGCGCGTGGCTCACGTCATCAGCCGCATCCGCCCCGCGGTTCAATCTGATGGCGGCGATGTCGAGCTGGTCGAGATCACCAAGGAAGGCATCGCCCGCATCCGCCTCCACGGGGCTTGCGTCGGGTGCCCGTCGAGCCAGATGACTCTGCACATGGGTATCGAACGCAACATCCGTGAAAAAGTGCCCGAAATCACAGGTGTCGAGCAGGTGCATTAA
- the tuf gene encoding elongation factor Tu, giving the protein MAKGVFERTKPHVNVGTIGHVDHGKTTTTAAITAVQAAKGLAEFKPYDQVAKASEKEGRRDPTKILTIATSHVEYSTEKRHYAHVDCPGHADYVKNMITGAAQMDGAILVVSAADGPMPQTREHVLLARQVNVPALVVFLNKVDLVDDPELLELVELEIRELLNKYQFPGDTVPIIKGSAIAALQNPKDPEKSKCITELMNAIDSAIPEPVREIDKPFLMSVEDVFSIKGRGTVGTGRIERGVVKVGDTVEIVGLRPSKTTTVTGVEMFNKTLDQGQAGDNVGALLRGVEKDDLERGQVLCKPGSIKPHTKFQGEIYVLTKEEGGRHSPFFSGYKPQFFFRTSDITGSIKLLGGAEMCMPGDNVQMEIDLGDKPIAMEEGVRFAVREGGRTVGAGVVTKIIE; this is encoded by the coding sequence ATGGCAAAGGGTGTATTTGAACGTACAAAACCGCACGTGAACGTCGGCACGATCGGCCACGTTGACCACGGCAAGACCACGACGACCGCGGCGATCACCGCTGTCCAGGCCGCCAAGGGCCTGGCGGAGTTCAAGCCGTATGACCAGGTCGCCAAGGCGTCCGAAAAGGAAGGCCGCCGCGATCCGACCAAGATCCTCACCATCGCCACGTCGCACGTGGAATACTCCACTGAAAAGCGTCACTACGCTCACGTGGACTGCCCCGGCCACGCCGACTACGTCAAGAACATGATCACCGGCGCCGCCCAGATGGACGGTGCGATCCTCGTGGTGTCGGCCGCCGACGGCCCGATGCCCCAGACTCGCGAGCACGTGTTGCTGGCGCGTCAGGTCAACGTGCCTGCCCTCGTCGTCTTCCTTAACAAGGTTGACCTCGTGGACGACCCGGAGCTTCTCGAGCTCGTTGAGCTGGAAATCCGTGAACTGCTGAACAAGTACCAGTTCCCCGGCGACACCGTTCCGATCATCAAGGGCTCTGCGATCGCTGCTCTGCAGAACCCGAAAGACCCCGAAAAGTCCAAGTGCATCACTGAGTTGATGAACGCCATCGACTCGGCGATTCCTGAGCCTGTCCGCGAAATCGATAAGCCCTTCCTCATGAGCGTCGAAGACGTCTTCTCGATCAAGGGTCGCGGTACCGTGGGTACCGGTCGTATCGAGCGCGGTGTGGTCAAGGTCGGCGATACCGTTGAAATCGTCGGTTTGCGTCCGAGCAAGACCACCACGGTCACGGGTGTCGAGATGTTCAACAAGACGCTTGATCAGGGTCAGGCCGGCGACAACGTCGGTGCGCTCCTGCGTGGTGTTGAAAAGGATGACTTGGAGCGCGGTCAGGTGCTCTGTAAGCCCGGCTCGATCAAGCCGCACACCAAATTCCAGGGCGAGATTTACGTGCTCACCAAGGAAGAGGGCGGTCGTCACTCGCCGTTCTTCAGCGGTTACAAGCCGCAGTTCTTCTTCCGCACGTCGGACATCACCGGCTCGATCAAGCTCCTCGGCGGAGCCGAGATGTGCATGCCCGGCGACAACGTGCAGATGGAGATCGATCTGGGTGATAAGCCCATCGCAATGGAAGAGGGCGTTCGTTTCGCCGTCCGCGAAGGCGGCCGCACCGTCGGTGCGGGCGTTGTGACCAAGATCATCGAGTAA
- the rpmG gene encoding 50S ribosomal protein L33, translated as MAKKSDAVEYVWLQCSECDDLNYRTPVNVKGGMPEKLKAGMKKYCPRSRTHTLHKIKRK; from the coding sequence ATGGCCAAGAAATCCGATGCCGTCGAGTACGTTTGGCTTCAGTGCAGCGAGTGCGACGATTTGAACTATCGCACGCCGGTGAACGTCAAGGGTGGCATGCCCGAAAAGCTCAAAGCGGGTATGAAAAAGTACTGCCCCCGCTCCCGCACGCACACGCTGCATAAGATCAAGCGTAAGTAA
- the secE gene encoding preprotein translocase subunit SecE: protein MALTIYKPGQGYWTRMLSAVGLATLLLAGIGWVWRELEVIQGENRIYIQAGVAVGLLVVLGALSYYLLNKPRVVDFMIATEAEMRKVNWPSRREVIGSTWVVVCGTLMMAVLLLVVDVFFVWFFTKIYVLVPTS from the coding sequence ATGGCTCTTACTATCTACAAACCCGGTCAAGGCTACTGGACCCGCATGCTTAGTGCTGTGGGACTGGCTACTCTCCTGCTTGCGGGCATTGGCTGGGTGTGGCGTGAGCTTGAAGTTATCCAGGGCGAAAATCGCATCTACATCCAGGCGGGAGTTGCCGTCGGCCTGCTGGTGGTGTTAGGCGCGCTGTCCTACTATTTGCTCAATAAACCTCGCGTGGTCGATTTCATGATCGCGACCGAGGCCGAGATGCGCAAGGTCAACTGGCCCAGCCGCCGTGAAGTCATCGGATCGACCTGGGTGGTCGTCTGCGGCACGTTGATGATGGCAGTGCTCCTGCTGGTTGTTGACGTCTTCTTCGTGTGGTTCTTTACCAAGATTTATGTGCTGGTTCCCACGAGCTGA
- the nusG gene encoding transcription termination/antitermination factor NusG, protein MSDPIGPSLMAEELQDQIGPDEPMITPGMNWFVLRVASNKEDSVRNTLLRKIKIENFTHLVNRILVPTEKTKTIKARKQKITLKKLYPGYVFVEMKLEDDGRIPQDVFFLIKETTGVGDFIGTAGRPSPMSVPEIEKMLAASKAPDEKQAEVKMEYQKGDHIKIKEGPFENMEGTVDELLPAQGKVRVIVTIFGRATPVELEHWLLERADE, encoded by the coding sequence ATGTCGGACCCCATAGGACCGTCTCTCATGGCCGAAGAACTCCAGGACCAGATCGGTCCCGATGAACCGATGATCACGCCGGGCATGAACTGGTTCGTGCTCCGTGTCGCGTCGAACAAGGAAGACTCTGTTCGCAACACGCTCCTGCGCAAGATCAAGATCGAAAACTTCACCCATCTGGTCAATCGCATCCTCGTCCCGACCGAGAAGACCAAGACCATCAAGGCACGCAAACAGAAGATCACGCTCAAGAAGCTCTACCCAGGCTACGTCTTTGTCGAGATGAAGCTTGAGGACGACGGCCGCATTCCGCAGGACGTCTTCTTTCTCATCAAAGAGACAACCGGTGTAGGTGACTTCATTGGCACCGCCGGCCGCCCCAGCCCGATGAGCGTCCCCGAAATCGAAAAGATGCTCGCCGCCAGCAAGGCTCCCGACGAGAAACAGGCCGAAGTCAAGATGGAGTATCAGAAGGGCGACCACATCAAGATCAAGGAAGGCCCCTTCGAAAACATGGAAGGCACCGTGGACGAACTGCTGCCCGCGCAGGGTAAAGTCCGCGTGATTGTCACCATCTTCGGCCGCGCTACTCCCGTCGAGCTTGAACACTGGCTTCTCGAACGCGCCGACGAATAG
- a CDS encoding SGNH/GDSL hydrolase family protein, with the protein MKSADHNRITNLLKRPEPVTWVFTGDSITHGAKHTFGARDYSEHFSERVRWELRRTRDAVIKTGISGWTIAGFKPDIEWSCLRYRPGVVSLNFGMNDCRGGKDGLAVFHKTYCEVVAQLHAAGAAVILHTPNGVLATDEVHSVNLPPYVEAIRDIAREAQCALVDHWTAWQGGYLWYWLSDAIHPSDLGHRVMAQTLLRELDMWDDNSEVCRLFVPSVRE; encoded by the coding sequence ATGAAATCCGCTGACCATAATCGCATTACCAATCTACTCAAGCGTCCGGAACCCGTTACGTGGGTCTTCACGGGCGACAGCATCACACATGGGGCAAAGCATACGTTCGGTGCCCGCGACTATTCCGAACACTTCTCCGAGCGGGTGCGATGGGAATTGCGGCGAACCCGTGACGCAGTCATCAAGACCGGCATCAGCGGATGGACCATCGCGGGATTTAAGCCTGACATCGAGTGGAGTTGCCTGCGTTACCGACCGGGTGTGGTTTCGCTCAATTTCGGCATGAACGACTGCCGCGGCGGGAAGGATGGATTAGCTGTCTTTCACAAGACCTATTGCGAGGTCGTCGCACAACTGCACGCAGCCGGCGCAGCGGTCATCCTGCACACGCCCAATGGCGTCCTGGCTACCGATGAAGTCCACTCGGTTAACCTGCCGCCTTACGTCGAAGCGATCCGTGACATCGCCCGCGAGGCGCAATGTGCGCTCGTCGATCACTGGACCGCGTGGCAAGGCGGCTACCTCTGGTACTGGCTCAGTGATGCGATCCACCCCAGCGACCTGGGGCACCGCGTGATGGCCCAAACACTATTGCGGGAACTGGACATGTGGGACGACAATAGCGAGGTCTGCCGGTTGTTCGTGCCCAGTGTCCGTGAATGA
- a CDS encoding SDR family oxidoreductase: MGNRVEGKVAWVTGGASGMGEAVCELLAQEGAAVAVIDIQEQSGKEVVRRIRDRGGQALFIKCNVTSEAQVKSSILRTVKEFGRLDIIVNCAGVVHVGMLHDYTEKEWDLLMNINVKSIFFSVKHGIAHLRKAGRGYVVNIGSIGSFIAQSQTPAYTTSKGAVLQLSRSIAVDYAADGVRCNCICPGITDTPMLRYHLSKAPDPEAALAARLKRVPMGIALTPHDIAKSVLYFSCEDSAGVTGTSLIVDCGYTTAVEWEVQGQTAFQKQPRRRK; this comes from the coding sequence ATGGGTAACCGTGTTGAGGGAAAAGTCGCGTGGGTCACGGGCGGGGCGTCGGGGATGGGCGAGGCTGTGTGTGAATTGCTCGCACAGGAAGGGGCAGCCGTAGCGGTCATCGATATTCAGGAACAGTCCGGCAAAGAGGTCGTCCGACGGATCAGGGATCGAGGCGGTCAAGCTCTCTTTATCAAGTGCAACGTGACGAGCGAAGCACAGGTCAAGTCATCCATTTTGCGCACCGTCAAGGAGTTTGGCAGGCTCGACATCATCGTCAACTGCGCGGGGGTCGTCCACGTAGGCATGTTGCATGACTACACGGAGAAGGAGTGGGACCTTCTCATGAATATCAACGTCAAATCCATTTTTTTTTCCGTAAAACACGGCATCGCGCATCTGCGCAAGGCTGGTCGCGGATACGTCGTGAACATCGGCTCCATCGGCAGCTTCATCGCGCAATCACAGACACCCGCATACACCACCTCAAAGGGGGCGGTACTCCAGCTCTCACGATCGATCGCAGTGGACTACGCCGCCGACGGCGTGCGGTGCAACTGCATATGTCCCGGCATCACTGATACGCCCATGCTGCGTTATCACCTGAGCAAAGCACCGGATCCGGAGGCGGCACTGGCTGCGCGGCTCAAGCGGGTACCCATGGGGATCGCGCTCACGCCGCACGACATCGCCAAATCGGTGCTCTATTTTTCGTGTGAAGATTCCGCCGGAGTCACGGGTACATCGCTGATCGTGGATTGCGGGTACACCACCGCCGTCGAGTGGGAAGTGCAGGGACAGACAGCCTTCCAGAAGCAACCTCGAAGACGGAAATAA
- a CDS encoding lytic transglycosylase domain-containing protein gives MKHQDAHSRMKRLILVLLLTILVALLTWKEAEVIHERSIQKRIDRYMPQIEANARRTGLEVSFIRSVIREESGGDPKAVSNKEAYGLMQVRADAETDALKILKIPRGDLFDPSYNILIGTTYLQRLFDRFNGDPHLVVAAYHMGPTRVQTLRKENPGITGKQLVDQFANPTTRAYVRKVLK, from the coding sequence GTGAAACACCAGGACGCCCATAGCCGAATGAAGCGGCTGATCCTCGTGCTGCTTCTGACGATTCTCGTGGCTCTGCTCACGTGGAAGGAAGCGGAGGTGATCCACGAGCGGAGCATTCAGAAGCGCATCGACCGCTACATGCCCCAGATCGAAGCCAACGCACGCCGCACCGGACTCGAAGTTTCCTTCATCCGTTCGGTGATCCGTGAGGAGAGCGGCGGCGATCCCAAAGCTGTCTCCAACAAAGAGGCCTACGGCTTGATGCAGGTCCGCGCAGACGCTGAAACGGATGCCTTGAAAATCCTCAAGATCCCGCGCGGGGATCTCTTTGATCCTTCCTACAACATCCTCATCGGCACAACCTATCTTCAACGGTTGTTCGATCGATTCAACGGCGATCCGCATCTGGTGGTGGCGGCGTATCACATGGGGCCGACTCGCGTCCAGACTCTTCGCAAGGAAAATCCCGGCATCACCGGCAAACAGCTTGTTGATCAATTCGCCAACCCGACCACGCGGGCCTATGTCCGAAAAGTGCTCAAGTAA